From Cellulomonas dongxiuzhuiae, the proteins below share one genomic window:
- a CDS encoding LacI family DNA-binding transcriptional regulator, translated as MTLSGRRAGVVTLKDVAAAAGVSVATASQALAGRGRMTDATRERVRRAAESLGYLPNAMARGLRTGRSHALGVHNQSAAESLGTAYFRDFLAGAIEAAHRHDHDLVVLSSDTHRPRTTAPRVDGVVVVDPIANDLRARELMEMPVPVVAGEHVPAHMPPCAVVAVDHATALRTVLDAAATAGASRPLLAAPDENSGWGELLREIVGAWCAERGTTPVLVSTQFGIRSVEHDRSLLTPVLAAHPKVDLVIGASPFAARGALEVLRALGRTPGGDVLVAACADEPALAEHDPAVTAVELPAHALGVACVERLIEILDSDGGAQDALGTVRTIPAPVHLRASTSGTVAAMR; from the coding sequence ATGACCTTGAGCGGGCGGCGCGCGGGTGTCGTCACGCTCAAGGACGTGGCCGCGGCTGCGGGCGTGTCGGTCGCGACCGCCTCGCAGGCGCTCGCGGGCCGCGGGCGGATGACGGACGCCACGCGTGAGCGGGTGCGCCGCGCCGCCGAGAGCCTGGGCTACCTGCCGAACGCGATGGCCCGCGGTCTGCGCACGGGGCGCTCGCACGCGCTGGGGGTGCACAACCAGAGCGCCGCGGAGAGCCTGGGGACGGCGTACTTCCGTGACTTCCTCGCCGGTGCCATCGAGGCCGCGCACCGGCACGACCACGACCTGGTGGTGCTGTCGTCGGACACGCACCGGCCGCGCACGACCGCGCCGCGCGTCGACGGGGTCGTCGTGGTCGACCCGATCGCGAACGACCTGCGAGCACGCGAGCTCATGGAGATGCCCGTGCCCGTCGTGGCGGGCGAGCACGTGCCGGCGCACATGCCGCCGTGCGCGGTGGTCGCCGTGGACCACGCGACGGCTCTGCGCACCGTGCTCGACGCGGCGGCGACGGCGGGCGCGAGCCGGCCGCTGCTCGCCGCGCCCGACGAGAACAGCGGGTGGGGCGAGCTGCTGCGCGAGATCGTCGGCGCCTGGTGCGCCGAGCGCGGGACGACCCCGGTGCTGGTCAGCACCCAGTTCGGGATCCGCTCGGTCGAGCACGACCGCTCGCTGCTGACACCGGTGCTGGCGGCGCACCCCAAGGTCGACCTGGTCATCGGCGCCTCGCCGTTCGCGGCGCGGGGCGCCCTGGAGGTCCTGCGGGCGCTCGGGCGCACCCCGGGCGGCGACGTGCTGGTGGCCGCGTGCGCCGACGAGCCCGCCCTGGCAGAACATGATCCGGCCGTCACGGCGGTGGAGCTCCCCGCTCACGCGCTGGGGGTCGCGTGCGTCGAGCGCCTGATCGAGATCCTCGACTCGGACGGCGGTGCGCAGGACGCGCTCGGGACCGTCCGGACCATCCCCGCGCCGGTGCACCTGCGCGCGTCCACGTCGGGGACCGTCGCCGCGATGCGCTGA
- a CDS encoding glycosyltransferase encodes MSVRHPDAVYVLPLRSGTPLAAEALAYLRALTRELAVVVVDGSPDPVRAANARALPDEVRHVDAPAPRRGRNGKVLGVRRGLAVSDAPRVVVADDDVRWEAAALGRALAMLDDVDLVRPQNVFDPQPWHARWDTGRSLLNRAVAGDWPGTLVVRRAALPPHGYAADVLFENLELVRTVRARGGRERVARDLLVRRLPPTARHFWQQRVRQAYDSHAQPGRLLVELAVLPSLLVAVQRHRVRRAVAGVAVATVGLAEVGRRRDGGARVYPASAALWAPVWLGERAVCAWVALAHRVRGGVPYAGTRLRAAATTNRRLRHPVGLAA; translated from the coding sequence ATGAGCGTCCGTCACCCCGACGCGGTGTACGTGCTGCCCCTGCGCAGCGGCACGCCGCTCGCCGCCGAGGCGCTGGCCTACCTGCGAGCGCTGACGCGCGAGCTCGCCGTGGTCGTCGTCGACGGCTCGCCGGACCCGGTGCGGGCCGCCAACGCGCGCGCCCTGCCCGACGAGGTCCGCCACGTCGACGCTCCCGCGCCGCGGCGCGGCCGCAACGGCAAGGTCCTGGGGGTGCGGCGCGGCCTGGCGGTGTCCGACGCCCCGCGCGTCGTCGTCGCCGACGACGACGTCCGCTGGGAGGCCGCCGCGCTGGGCCGCGCGCTGGCGATGCTCGACGACGTCGACCTGGTGCGGCCGCAGAACGTCTTCGACCCGCAGCCCTGGCACGCGCGCTGGGACACCGGCCGCTCGCTGCTCAACCGTGCGGTCGCCGGTGACTGGCCGGGCACGCTCGTCGTGCGCCGCGCCGCGCTGCCGCCCCACGGGTACGCGGCCGACGTGCTGTTCGAGAACCTCGAGCTGGTGCGGACCGTCCGGGCGCGGGGTGGACGCGAGCGCGTCGCGCGGGACCTGCTGGTGCGGCGCCTGCCCCCGACCGCGCGGCACTTCTGGCAGCAGCGCGTGCGGCAGGCGTACGACAGCCACGCGCAGCCCGGGCGGCTGCTGGTCGAGCTCGCGGTGCTGCCGTCGCTGCTCGTGGCGGTGCAGCGGCACCGGGTGCGGCGGGCGGTGGCCGGGGTCGCGGTGGCCACGGTCGGGCTGGCGGAGGTGGGCCGTCGGCGCGACGGTGGCGCCCGCGTGTACCCCGCGTCCGCGGCGCTGTGGGCTCCGGTGTGGCTGGGCGAGCGGGCCGTGTGCGCATGGGTCGCGCTGGCCCACCGGGTCAGGGGCGGTGTGCCCTACGCGGGCACGCGCCTGCGAGCGGCCGCCACGACGAACCGTCGGCTGCGCCACCCCGTGGGGCTCGCGGCATGA
- the speB gene encoding agmatinase, whose amino-acid sequence MSSEHADPATAAGEGHDHDTHDHAPEGHEGHGHTHDLWPEGFWEQPRRLGEGLEGHGAVDDHNSGRRPGLFHVNRRHGGSHSGIRTFAKLPMALTPEDLRAAGVDVAVLGVPWDSTAGGRSGTNHGPLALRSVPHFGSYGFPSQHLDVRVNPFEVLTMCDYGDAPIHVGNTAATFESVRKFVGTVVDAGAIPIIMGGDHAITWPAATAVADHYGHGKVGIVHFDAHADVGEDMNGALASHGTPMRKLIDSGAVPGRNFVQVGLRGYWPDRETLDWMDEHEMRTHFMAEIDRDGFDKVLERAVDEALDQADHLYLSLDIDVCDPAFAPGTGTPVAGGITSIDILRAVRRLSAEVGIVGMDVVEVAPPYDNNGEITVLLANRAIGEAMTGTAMRRMGLTGSDYLHPHALNLDADGARRTQVFRTDGP is encoded by the coding sequence ATGAGCAGCGAGCACGCGGATCCCGCGACGGCGGCAGGCGAGGGTCACGACCACGACACCCACGACCACGCCCCCGAGGGGCACGAGGGCCACGGCCACACGCACGACCTGTGGCCGGAGGGCTTCTGGGAGCAGCCCCGCCGTCTCGGCGAGGGGCTCGAGGGGCACGGTGCCGTCGACGACCACAACAGCGGTCGTCGCCCGGGTCTCTTCCACGTCAACCGCCGGCACGGCGGCAGCCACTCGGGCATCCGCACGTTCGCCAAGCTCCCGATGGCCCTGACCCCGGAGGACCTGCGCGCCGCCGGCGTCGACGTGGCCGTGCTCGGCGTGCCGTGGGACTCCACGGCCGGCGGCCGCTCCGGCACGAACCACGGTCCCCTCGCGCTGCGGTCCGTCCCGCACTTCGGCAGCTACGGCTTCCCCAGCCAGCACCTCGACGTGCGGGTCAACCCGTTCGAGGTCCTCACGATGTGCGACTACGGCGACGCGCCGATCCACGTCGGCAACACCGCCGCCACGTTCGAGTCGGTCCGCAAGTTCGTCGGCACCGTCGTCGACGCCGGCGCGATCCCGATCATCATGGGCGGCGACCACGCGATCACGTGGCCCGCGGCGACGGCCGTCGCCGACCACTACGGCCACGGCAAGGTCGGCATCGTCCACTTCGACGCCCACGCGGACGTCGGTGAGGACATGAACGGGGCACTCGCCTCGCACGGCACGCCGATGCGCAAGCTCATCGACTCCGGCGCCGTGCCCGGCCGCAACTTCGTCCAGGTGGGCCTGCGGGGGTACTGGCCCGACCGCGAGACGCTCGACTGGATGGACGAGCACGAGATGCGGACCCACTTCATGGCGGAGATCGACCGCGACGGGTTCGACAAGGTGCTCGAGCGGGCGGTCGACGAGGCGCTCGACCAGGCGGACCACCTGTACCTGTCGCTCGACATCGACGTGTGCGACCCGGCGTTCGCGCCCGGGACCGGGACACCCGTGGCCGGGGGCATCACGTCGATCGACATCCTGCGGGCCGTGCGCCGCCTGTCCGCCGAGGTCGGGATCGTCGGCATGGACGTCGTCGAGGTGGCGCCTCCGTACGACAACAACGGCGAGATCACGGTGCTGCTCGCGAACCGGGCGATCGGTGAGGCGATGACCGGGACAGCCATGCGCCGCATGGGTCTGACGGGATCCGACTACCTGCACCCCCACGCGCTCAACCTCGACGCCGACGGCGCCCGGCGCACGCAGGTGTTCCGCACCGACGGGCCCTGA
- a CDS encoding CDGSH iron-sulfur domain-containing protein: MTADDDARGRRPVRITPCADGPLLVRGPVELVGADGETVVPRRRTVALCRCGGTATPPWCDGTHKVNGFRTSD, from the coding sequence ATGACCGCCGACGACGACGCCCGCGGCCGCCGGCCCGTGCGCATCACCCCCTGCGCGGACGGCCCGCTGCTCGTGCGCGGCCCGGTCGAGCTGGTCGGGGCCGACGGCGAGACGGTCGTGCCACGCCGCCGGACGGTCGCGCTGTGCCGCTGCGGCGGGACGGCCACGCCGCCGTGGTGCGACGGGACCCACAAGGTCAACGGGTTCCGCACGTCCGACTGA